One part of the Oscillospiraceae bacterium genome encodes these proteins:
- the tsaD gene encoding tRNA (adenosine(37)-N6)-threonylcarbamoyltransferase complex transferase subunit TsaD: MAKILAIETSCDETAAAVVQDGRTILSNIIFSQADMHAKFGGVVPEIASRKHIEIIDKVVDEALETSGNTFDDLDAIAVTSCPGLVGALLTGVSYAKALSYGRKLPLISVHHIKGHIAANYIEDKDLKPPFLCLVVSGGHTQIVHVKDYLSFEILAKTRDDAIGEAFDKVARVLGLPYPGGVRVDKMAQNGNPDKITFTKPKLGDTDDFSFSGIKTAVNCYIKKILTKPVTEYADDEFLTEEGFSGLGLKAREGGITKNDVAASFSKTVTKMLLDPFFKLAKEKGIKTVCLAGGVSANSFLRKEFFARGEKMGLKTVCPHISLCGDNAAMIGSFAYFKYEKELFSDSSLNAIPYISIEEEYR; encoded by the coding sequence ATGGCAAAAATACTTGCGATTGAAACCTCTTGCGACGAAACTGCAGCAGCAGTTGTCCAAGACGGCAGAACCATATTATCCAATATTATCTTTTCTCAGGCAGATATGCATGCCAAATTTGGCGGAGTTGTTCCTGAGATTGCATCTCGAAAACACATCGAAATTATCGACAAAGTGGTGGACGAAGCACTCGAAACCTCCGGCAATACTTTTGATGATTTGGATGCTATCGCCGTGACTTCCTGTCCTGGCTTGGTAGGTGCATTATTAACCGGTGTTTCTTATGCTAAAGCATTAAGCTATGGCAGAAAGTTACCTTTAATTTCTGTGCATCACATTAAAGGGCATATTGCCGCTAATTACATCGAAGATAAAGATTTGAAACCGCCTTTTTTATGTTTGGTGGTATCCGGTGGACATACTCAGATTGTGCACGTGAAGGATTATTTATCCTTTGAAATTCTAGCCAAAACCCGTGACGATGCCATTGGCGAAGCCTTTGATAAGGTGGCACGAGTGTTGGGACTCCCTTATCCCGGAGGTGTTCGGGTGGATAAAATGGCACAAAACGGCAATCCCGATAAAATCACTTTTACCAAACCTAAGCTTGGAGATACCGACGATTTTTCCTTCAGCGGTATAAAAACCGCAGTAAATTGTTATATTAAAAAAATCTTGACAAAGCCTGTGACCGAGTATGCCGACGATGAATTTTTAACAGAAGAAGGCTTTTCGGGACTTGGCTTAAAAGCGCGTGAGGGCGGCATCACCAAGAACGATGTGGCAGCTTCTTTCTCCAAAACAGTAACCAAAATGCTTTTGGATCCCTTCTTTAAACTGGCAAAAGAAAAAGGAATCAAAACCGTTTGTTTGGCAGGCGGTGTCAGTGCCAATTCTTTCCTTCGAAAAGAATTTTTTGCCCGTGGAGAAAAAATGGGGTTAAAAACCGTTTGTCCTCACATTTCCCTTTGTGGTGACAACGCTGCAATGATTGGAAGTTTTGCTTATTTTAAATACGAAAAAGAACTGTTTTCCGACAGTAGTTTAAATGCCATTCCCTATATCAGCATCGAGGAGGAATACCGATGA